One stretch of Variovorax sp. 54 DNA includes these proteins:
- a CDS encoding YggS family pyridoxal phosphate-dependent enzyme translates to MTMIGDDLQQVRARIDQACADAGRDPLAVRLLAVSKTFGPEAVREAHAAGQAAFGENYVQEGLDKIAALADLRAGLEWHCIGPLQSNKTRPVAEQFDWVHSIDRLKIAERLSVQRPAHLPPLQVCLQVNVDGGANKSGVPPEEALALARAVAALPQLQLRGLMAIPEPAPDFAAQRELCLRAHAVFESIRAAGIALDTLSLGMSGDLEAAVSAGSTMVRVGTAIFGGRARKPA, encoded by the coding sequence ATGACGATGATTGGCGACGACCTCCAGCAAGTAAGGGCCCGGATCGACCAGGCCTGTGCAGACGCCGGGCGCGACCCGTTGGCGGTGCGCCTGCTGGCGGTGTCCAAGACCTTCGGGCCGGAGGCCGTGCGCGAGGCGCACGCGGCCGGCCAGGCGGCGTTCGGCGAGAACTACGTGCAGGAGGGCCTGGACAAGATCGCCGCGCTGGCCGACCTGCGCGCGGGGCTCGAATGGCACTGCATCGGCCCTCTGCAGAGCAACAAGACGCGGCCCGTGGCCGAGCAGTTCGACTGGGTCCACAGCATCGACCGCCTGAAGATCGCCGAGCGCCTGTCGGTCCAGCGGCCGGCCCATCTGCCGCCGCTTCAGGTGTGCCTGCAGGTCAACGTGGACGGCGGCGCGAACAAGTCCGGCGTGCCGCCGGAAGAGGCATTGGCCCTCGCGCGCGCTGTGGCGGCCTTGCCACAGCTGCAGCTGCGCGGGCTCATGGCGATCCCCGAACCGGCGCCCGATTTCGCGGCGCAGCGCGAACTGTGCCTGCGTGCGCATGCGGTGTTCGAGTCGATCCGCGCCGCGGGCATCGCGCTGGACACGCTGTCGCTGGGCATGAGTGGGGACCTCGAAGCGGCGGTCAGTGCCGGCAGCACGATGGTCAGAGTGGGAACTGCGATCTTCGGCGGCAGGGCGCGCAAACCGGCCTGA
- a CDS encoding type IV pilus twitching motility protein PilT, which yields MDITQLLAFSVKNKASDLHLSAGLPPMIRVNGDVRRINVDALDHKAVHAMVYDIMSDTHRKHYEEFLEVDFSFEIDGLARFRVNAFNQARGAAAVFRTIPSKILTLEQLNAPKIFGELALKPRGLVLVTGPTGSGKSTTLAAMVNYLNENEYGHILTVEDPIEFVHESKKCLINQREVGPMTLSFSNALRSALREDPDAILVGELRDLETIRLAMTAAETGHLVFGTLHTSSAAKTIDRIIDVFPGEEKEMIRAMLSESLQAVISQTLCKTKDGQGRVAAHEIMLGTPAIRNLIREAKVAQMYSTIQTGQGSGMQTLDQNLTELVRRNTISAAEARGKAKIPENFPG from the coding sequence GTGGACATCACCCAACTGCTGGCGTTCAGCGTCAAGAACAAAGCCTCCGACCTGCACCTGTCGGCCGGCCTGCCGCCGATGATCCGCGTGAACGGCGACGTGCGCCGCATCAACGTCGATGCACTGGACCACAAGGCGGTGCACGCCATGGTGTACGACATCATGAGCGACACGCACCGCAAGCACTACGAAGAGTTCCTGGAGGTCGACTTCTCGTTCGAGATCGACGGCCTCGCGCGCTTCCGCGTGAACGCCTTCAACCAGGCGCGCGGTGCGGCCGCCGTGTTCCGGACCATTCCCTCGAAGATTCTCACGCTCGAGCAGCTCAACGCCCCGAAGATTTTCGGCGAACTCGCGCTCAAGCCGCGCGGGCTGGTGCTGGTGACGGGCCCCACGGGCTCGGGCAAGTCGACCACGCTGGCGGCGATGGTGAACTACCTCAACGAGAACGAGTACGGCCACATCCTCACGGTGGAAGACCCGATCGAGTTCGTGCACGAGTCGAAGAAGTGCCTAATCAACCAGCGCGAGGTGGGGCCGATGACGCTGTCGTTCTCGAACGCACTGCGCTCCGCCCTGCGCGAAGACCCGGACGCGATTCTGGTGGGCGAGTTGCGCGACCTCGAAACCATTCGCCTCGCCATGACCGCGGCCGAAACGGGCCACCTGGTGTTCGGCACGCTGCACACCTCGTCAGCCGCCAAGACCATCGACCGGATCATCGACGTGTTCCCGGGCGAAGAAAAAGAAATGATCCGCGCGATGCTGTCGGAGTCTTTGCAAGCCGTGATCTCGCAAACGCTGTGCAAGACCAAGGACGGCCAGGGCCGCGTGGCGGCGCACGAGATCATGCTGGGCACGCCGGCCATCCGCAACCTGATCCGCGAGGCCAAGGTCGCGCAGATGTACTCCACCATCCAGACCGGCCAGGGTTCGGGCATGCAGACGCTCGACCAAAACCTGACAGAGCTGGTGCGCCGCAATACGATCTCTGCCGCCGAAGCGCGCGGCAAGGCCAAGATTCCCGAGAATTTCCCCGGCTGA
- a CDS encoding pyridoxal-phosphate dependent enzyme codes for MPFPAPTDLQPAHRSGLRWNPALEGLRCLSCGTLYPVSLRHDGCAKCAAAGRHVSLAASYAGAPGQGISLPFLGFVKQTQAGTSRSLPAFAKALGVAQLTVHDESRNPSGSHKDRMSAFGVAHALLAGADTLVLASSGNAALSAAVYARAAGLRCEVATYADMPQSYVEALQAQGAARLVFPDNQGRWDHVARRAGDTGVLPLTNYHLPALGGAPLAIEGYKTIAAEMASWDKLPDHIVVPTARGDLLWGIYRGLSELQAAGRIRAMPQLWAVEPFPRLSLVLKGASLHASHPGQTAQFSTAGATTTWLQHQAVTTTGGGAVAIDDTTARRARVSWQAVGSQPELCAAATLAAAQQLVATQRIAPSSHVCLVLTANATRDPAWPDPATTPSLLQPSHGVPA; via the coding sequence ATGCCTTTTCCCGCCCCCACAGACTTGCAGCCCGCGCATCGCAGCGGGTTGCGCTGGAACCCCGCTCTCGAGGGGCTGCGTTGCCTCTCGTGCGGAACGCTCTATCCCGTCTCACTGCGCCACGATGGCTGCGCGAAGTGCGCCGCGGCCGGCCGCCATGTGAGCCTGGCCGCTTCCTATGCGGGCGCTCCTGGCCAGGGCATCTCGCTGCCCTTTCTTGGCTTCGTGAAGCAGACACAGGCCGGGACCTCGCGCTCGCTGCCGGCGTTCGCCAAAGCCCTGGGCGTCGCGCAGCTCACGGTGCACGACGAAAGCCGCAATCCCTCGGGCTCACACAAGGACCGCATGTCGGCGTTCGGCGTGGCGCACGCGCTGCTGGCCGGCGCCGACACGTTGGTGCTGGCCTCGAGCGGCAACGCGGCCCTCTCCGCAGCGGTCTACGCGCGCGCAGCCGGCCTGCGCTGCGAAGTCGCGACATACGCCGACATGCCGCAGTCCTATGTCGAAGCGCTGCAAGCCCAGGGGGCTGCGCGGCTCGTCTTCCCGGACAACCAGGGACGTTGGGACCACGTGGCCCGCCGCGCCGGTGACACGGGCGTCTTGCCGTTGACCAACTATCACCTGCCCGCCTTGGGCGGTGCACCGCTTGCCATCGAGGGCTACAAGACGATCGCGGCCGAAATGGCTTCTTGGGACAAGTTGCCAGACCACATCGTGGTGCCGACGGCACGCGGCGATCTGCTCTGGGGGATCTATCGCGGACTGTCGGAACTTCAAGCCGCGGGACGCATACGGGCCATGCCGCAGCTGTGGGCCGTGGAGCCGTTTCCCCGCCTCTCCCTGGTCTTGAAAGGGGCCTCGCTGCACGCCTCCCACCCCGGCCAGACAGCCCAGTTCTCGACCGCCGGCGCCACGACCACCTGGCTGCAGCATCAGGCCGTCACCACAACGGGTGGAGGCGCGGTGGCGATCGACGACACGACGGCCCGGCGGGCAAGGGTCAGCTGGCAGGCCGTGGGCAGCCAGCCCGAGCTTTGCGCGGCCGCGACCCTGGCTGCCGCACAGCAACTCGTCGCCACGCAGCGCATCGCCCCGTCCTCGCACGTCTGCCTGGTGCTGACCGCCAATGCCACGCGCGACCCGGCGTGGCCGGACCCGGCCACCACCCCTTCCTTGCTCCAACCTTCCCACGGAGTCCCCGCATGA
- a CDS encoding tripartite tricarboxylate transporter substrate-binding protein, translated as MTLHPSRRQAVLALLAAGLAGQASAQTVPIRIVVPWAPGGSTDAIARVLAQRLSETMGRTVLVDNRPGAAGQIGTDSVAKAPPDGNSLLIVELPHAIAPAVTAKLPYDLLRDFAPVTLLGTTPLVFFTSADPAAPTDFASFVARAKSEPPLALAHSGAGTVSHLSSELLAARSGLKFTLVPYKGSAPALVDVAGGIVAGHFSSLAAGASLYQSGKLRALAVTSASRIPLLANVPTLKELGVRDMEIDQWWALVAPAHANTDMLEKLRGQVSAVMAHPGVKDKLSSLGIVLRFSSSRPELAEFMQGEVRRWGAVARSLALKPE; from the coding sequence ATGACGCTGCATCCCTCACGACGCCAGGCCGTCCTTGCGCTCCTTGCCGCCGGCCTCGCAGGCCAGGCGAGCGCCCAAACCGTGCCGATCAGGATCGTGGTGCCTTGGGCGCCAGGCGGCAGCACCGACGCCATCGCACGGGTGCTTGCGCAGCGGCTGTCAGAAACCATGGGCCGCACCGTGCTCGTCGACAACAGACCGGGCGCGGCCGGGCAGATCGGCACCGATTCAGTCGCCAAGGCGCCCCCCGACGGGAACAGCCTGCTGATCGTGGAATTGCCGCACGCCATCGCACCCGCGGTGACGGCGAAGCTTCCCTATGACCTCCTGCGCGACTTCGCACCCGTCACGCTGCTGGGCACGACGCCACTCGTTTTCTTCACCAGTGCCGATCCAGCGGCGCCCACCGACTTCGCGAGTTTCGTGGCACGCGCCAAAAGCGAGCCGCCTCTCGCGTTGGCCCACAGCGGAGCAGGGACCGTGAGCCACCTGTCTTCTGAATTGCTCGCCGCGCGCAGCGGATTGAAATTCACCCTCGTGCCCTACAAGGGCTCCGCGCCGGCGCTGGTCGATGTCGCCGGCGGCATCGTCGCCGGGCACTTCTCGTCCCTGGCAGCCGGTGCGTCGCTCTACCAATCGGGCAAGCTGCGCGCCCTCGCCGTCACTTCTGCGAGCCGCATCCCCCTGCTGGCGAACGTGCCCACGCTGAAGGAGCTCGGTGTGCGCGACATGGAGATCGACCAGTGGTGGGCCCTGGTGGCGCCGGCGCACGCCAACACGGACATGCTCGAGAAGCTGCGCGGCCAGGTGTCAGCGGTCATGGCCCACCCGGGTGTGAAGGACAAGCTCTCGTCGCTGGGCATCGTGCTGCGCTTTTCATCGTCCAGGCCCGAGTTGGCCGAGTTCATGCAAGGCGAAGTCCGACGCTGGGGAGCCGTCGCGCGCAGCCTCGCCCTGAAGCCGGAATAG